The Mannheimia pernigra sequence AGCGGAAATCTTAGAATTTTTTCGCCGTAAATTCTGCCTAACCAGTACATAGTACTATCGCCTATGAGTACACCTAGCATACTTATAACGAGCATCCAATGCACATTAGTATAACCTAGCCCTGAAATTACCCCACCTGAAACTAACGTTATATCTTCCGGAATAGGTAAACCAAATCCGCAAGCAAGTAATACAAAAAATACCGCCCAGTATCCATAGCTACTAAAAAATTCAATTAATGTTTCCATATTACTCCTTAATGGTTAAATTTCTAACCGATTTGCGTTTTACTAATTCAGGGAAAAATTCCAAAACTTTAGGCTCTTTCGCCTTTTCATTATTCTCAATTCGTTCTAGTAATAATTCTAAAGCGGCTGCTCCTAGGCGTGATTTTGATTGGTGTACTGTGGTAAGTGGCGGAGCATAAAAACGTGAGCTATGTACATTATCATACCCGATCACAGAAATATCTTGTGGCACATTTAAGCCCTTTTCAGTAATAGCTGAAATGGCACCTAATGCCATTACATCATTAAAACAAAATACGGCTGTTGGTAACTCTTTGTTTTTGAGTAAGTTATTCATACACTCATAACCGCCCTCTGGCTCGAAATCACCTTCTTGAACCCATCCATCTCTAAGTGATAAGCTAGCATCTGATAATGCTTTTTTAACGCCTTCAAAACGCGTGCGTGCAATCTCTTTATCTAGGTTGCCAGTAATAACTGCAATTTCTTTATGCCCATTTTCTATTAAATGTTGCGTAGCTAAATAACCGCCATCAAAACCGTGATCTAAAATCACATCAGCTCGCCCATCACTCATTCCCCAATCCATAATAACCATTGGAATATTGGTATTTTCAAAAATCTCGAATGAATTACCCGCATATTCAGAGCACATTACTAAAATACCATCAACTCGTTTTTTAATTAGCATATCTAAATGGTTTTCGATTTTTTCTAATTTATTTTGAGTATTACATAAAAATAGTGAATACCCCTTACTGTAGCAAAATTCCTCTACTGCTAATACAATTTCTGCAAAAAATGGAGATTCACTAGTTGTAATAATCATACCAATTGATTTAGTCGTATTCACTTTTAAGCTACGAGCAACCGCACTAGGAGAATAATTTAATGTTTTGATTGCATCCCAAACAGCTTTAGTTGTATCTTCTGCAACAAAACGGGTTTTATTAATTACGTGTGATACAGTCGTAGTTGAAACACCAGCCTGTTTAGCGACATCTTTTATTGTTGCCATACCATTTTCCTCAAAAATAAGTCACTGTGCATTATAACTGATTCTACCTAATTTTGGGTTATAAAGAATAAATGAAGTACAAGCGGTTGTTTTTGTTCAAAAATTTGCAAAAAATAACCGCTTGTTAAGATTTAATTGCAATCACGGAACCAAAATTAAAGCATTGAAACCAGAGTTCTATTTGCTTAAATCCCGCCTCTTTTAAACGCTTTTTATGGGTTTCAATATTATCTGTTCGCATTACATTTTCTAACGCATTGCGTTTTTGGCTTACTTCTAATTCGCTGTAGCCATTCGCTCGTTTAAAAGTATGGTGAAGATCGATTAACAATTCATTCATCATTTCACTTTCAAAGGTAAATTTTTCCGATAAGATTAAAATACCATTTAAATTTAATCCGTGATAAATTTTTTGTAGTAACGAAAGACGATCTTCTCTCGGTAAAAATTGTAGCGTGAAGTTTAA is a genomic window containing:
- the purR gene encoding HTH-type transcriptional repressor PurR, which produces MATIKDVAKQAGVSTTTVSHVINKTRFVAEDTTKAVWDAIKTLNYSPSAVARSLKVNTTKSIGMIITTSESPFFAEIVLAVEEFCYSKGYSLFLCNTQNKLEKIENHLDMLIKKRVDGILVMCSEYAGNSFEIFENTNIPMVIMDWGMSDGRADVILDHGFDGGYLATQHLIENGHKEIAVITGNLDKEIARTRFEGVKKALSDASLSLRDGWVQEGDFEPEGGYECMNNLLKNKELPTAVFCFNDVMALGAISAITEKGLNVPQDISVIGYDNVHSSRFYAPPLTTVHQSKSRLGAAALELLLERIENNEKAKEPKVLEFFPELVKRKSVRNLTIKE